The genomic window aaccctagtagtagcgcgggtttaatgcccactagtagcgcgggcagccgcgctactaataaggcgctacagctattacttagcagtagcgcacgcgacatgcgctactgctaagacacatagcggcagTGCTTGTTATCTACCGCGATGCTACTAATCtagctagtagcagcgtgtttactatccatcgctactagtattctttttttctttttttctttttagtgtatttatacgccgttatacaaattttggtacaatgtCAATTATGAgatttatatcattatgtccataacagtgtgtcacatgaaggtggattaggttcaagtggaggcaatatgtggtgcatgtcaaaagtatactactaatccaaacttgatctagtttggactagtagtactttcgatgtgcaccacatgttgcatccacttgaatctaatccgccagcacaagctatttaatcatcatcatagtcattagcaccaacagtatttatttaatcaccactaacactagctcaTAATAATCATGATAGTCATTACAACCAACACTatctatttaatcatcatagtcatagtgtagcacatcatcatcttgaaactcatttctagctagctaatcactcctgctatCTCTCtctaggtaaaataacataaaacatgtgtagctctcctccttcataaagttggagcatgcagatgaacctgtctcttaATCGTGGGAtgtgcttctgattgctgcccctagtacttgtctgcgctcctccatcacatatttggtacagtctttcactattaagaatTCGTCGCTAATCCTGAATGCACTATAGTGATTTGTAGGATATCTTGGAcgtaagctaacaatactcatggtacctttagtctcgatcccataaggcacaacattcatcgggagtccctgttgaagaacatcgtatggtaacatacttagcaatgaagtttagcttaaaaaataatgtatggaaaagatgcactaaggacaaatagtaaaaatcttaccctctttcctaaatagatgtgaccgtagttcattacgaacactattggtcgcacgttttcagtactaacatttctaaatccaggaagaaaatttgtcttgacagtatcaagatccgcaagccatgaaacaaaatgacttagctcctcgcagtttagttcaggccccggacagtagtaggtcctgtctaccaagcgctggacatgtttcttgaacggaaataagctgacaatagaaattagttgtcaactatttttgaataaacaatatcaaagacataaatatggttgagaaactcacataatggtataactggaggcgtctgcacatcgacccagatgtcggtattaccttcaatatcatcttctggacgaatatcaaagctgataaccatatcaggctcaaatgcataagtcttgcatagtgctcgccatgttttgcatccaaaataggtgtagtcgtctgaattgtataattttgcatggaaaatataaccatgctcggtcttcaagtaaactttctttacctccatagtacgactgaaacctatcttatccaatacaaaaactcttgcatggcaggggatacgctagtagaatagtaaaaaaattataagttgaagcaaatgaagcagatgtcatgcttaattacgaaaaaagacttgtcgttgtgacttactgtatccacttcgaagttctcgtccagcttgatgctgaagcgcctatcatcatctaggaagattcgtCGCACAGgcgcgctcgtctttgcagtatttgcaaataccgaaatccttttcatcgtcagacatttcctatgttcatagttaaaacattaattgaaaatcgatcgaagacaactaccaggatactcaacacacaaatctggggcactcgatatttcctacatattctggcacaagtcatgccaaaattcacggaaaaatctggcatgacctttgctaaaataggacatatcgagcgcctgaaatttgccgaaacggaaatgaatcaacactccggcaaaacataggccactcagaggtgtaacctgcaaacatgaccggccacttgggcaagcacatatcctatttgagcaacacaagatatacatttcaaaatatcttataggactcaaattagcatgcattcaataagcaaaagtaaatcatctcatgcgtccgtacatcgtcgaatattatcactaatacatcctgaatagtattatacatataacatcactaatacaactaaaaccctagcacacgacgggtatcggcgcgggcggtggacacccacagagaaggagccatcacgggatcatagctccagtgagatccctagagaacctgccaggtattggagaacctgtgctccaatgcaaacaagtagcgacggacgtgcgcgtcctcctcactgacacggtgacgcaccacctccatggggtcctcgagcctctagaccgtcactggcccacgcgactgccaccaaagaaggttcgggtcaatgataggctggctcctcaccaacctgtgccccccggtaggtagcgcctcccaataccaccccggcggagcccagtcccggacatggctcatctggtcaagcaggtgtcgtcctacGCCGACTCGACGATGAGGATGGgagataggcatcgtccacgtcaaTGCGGGAAAAATtgttttaactaaaaaaatagcaacaagttcttactaactagtctCTACTACTAATAAACAATCAAACATAAACTTTTTTAAACGCACCTCACAAATATACACGAACCCATTATCACCGCAGGATTAGACCCATTAAACTCAATCCAACCGCTACCCTTGATCTAATCCGTTTTCTGTGTACACTTAGCAATTTACTTTGACTGACCGCACTCCACCCGCGTCCCCAACCTCTCTTCCGTGATTAGCGCTCAATCCATCGCGTAACAAACTCCGCGCCGAGTCCTCGACTCCTACAATCATGCACTCAAGGCAACAACAAGAAAAAGAAACTAGCGGCCATCAAGCAACAAAACAACCCGGAGGATGAGGAGTCTTCGTTCTCGACCGCTGCTGAGATGGATTTCTTCAGGAGGGCCGTCCGGGAGCGGGAGTGGAGCCACGCTGTTGGTGATGAACCGAAGCGCGTGGCGCTCGGCCCGCGATGGCGTGGCCCTTGTCAAGCAGCGACGGCGGTGTTAGCATTATTCCTAAACGTCCGAGCAGCGACGGCAGATGACTAATGGTTGTTGACGATGGCAGGCGGCGCATGTGGCATCGCAAGGAGGCGGGCTTGTTATGAGGGTGGTCGAGGCGGTTCACTGTGGAACTCGGGCTCTGCGAACTgcgggcatggcatggcaatgaaGGCAGCGGATCCTGGGCATGCCTCacgcgacgcggcggcggcgggcagccgGTGGGACGCTGGGGCGATGGCGGGAACGCGTATATGTGTGGCCAGGAGGCCGGGCTCGGCGCATCACCTGCGCAGGCTCATGGCAGCGGTAACTGACAGCGCGCTCAACCAGAGACCGGCGGCGGACATCGGTGCCGGCGACAGCGGCCAGCGCTTCGTGGCGACACGCGCGGCCAACATGGCCAGGGTGCCTTGCGGAGCAGCGGCTGCCCGACGAGTGGTGGCGGTGCGCGGGCGGTGGCCAGTGCGCACAGGAAGCAAGCTTGGCGACAGCATGTGTGCCGTGCGCAGGCCAGCTCAGCGTGAAGCACACAAACACGAGGTGCGCATCCGACTGCTGCTACTTCACAACTGTATTTTGTAGTTGTTGCTACGTCATGAGCGAGGTGCTGAGGAACGAAGTCAGCCTCGACGCAATCAAATATAGTACACCGCACTGCGGAGCAATGCCGTCAAGAAGTCAATGGTGAAGTGCATTTTAGGTACAAACGTCAGGTTTCAATTGCACAACTATAGAGTGGAGTATTGCTAATGGTGAAGTGCATTTGTATTATCTGCATTTTTATTTTAAAGCAATACTCTGTAAAGTTTTTCACTGCCCATGTACATATTTTCAACTTTGTCTAATAAAACCAAAGTTCAGATTATATTTGGTCAGCCAAAACTGTGGTTTATACAGTACCCTGTTCATTTCAACATACCAGTGTTTATGATATTCCAACTTTTGACATCACTATATTTTTATAAGTCCAACACCTGATGAAGATCTTCTTTTGACAGTTTTTGACATCACCAACTTTTGACAGGTTTTATAACCAACTTTTGACGTCACTATATATTATTTTTACCATTGTATAGCTTGTGCACATTCGAATCGGCACATCTTGAACACGGGTAAATATGAACCCGCTTTTCAAAAATGTACTTTCAACCCATTTTGTAatgtcaaaaaaaaattaaaaaaaaattgtgTGCATACATGTTCGCAATAATATGTCCGAGGGACAAAAATTTATGAAAAAAGACTTTTATTTTGTcccagcaaaaaagacaaattttagtACTTCTAAATAATGTTTCACGACACAatgttttgtcttttttgcacaggccaCAAAAAAAATTGTCTTCCCGTGAAACTTGCTGCACACACATAGAATATGGAGATGTCCACACGCACCTGTTTCTGAATATTTTGACATTTTATAATATGTTTTTCAAAGCGGGTTCATATGTACCCGGGTCATCCACGCACTTCCCATGCATATTGTTCATATTTCGTTATATCCTTCGCAACATTGCAAGATCTATCTAAAAAGATGAGTTAAGAAGATGCCTCTAGGTATGATCCAGTTAATAACTGTGTTTATTGtgaaccaacttgtggttggatggtttggactgtggtatctccagcccaccagggttcaaatcctggtgctcgcatttattcctggatttatttcaggatttccggcgatgcgcattcagttgGAGGAGACATTCGTGTTGACGACGAGGCggctacggtgacttcgtaaatttcaagatgatatgccggctcagtctttcgaaggtgctcatagggatagggtgtgtgtgcatgttcataggggtgagtgtatgcgcgtgtatatgagcgcttgtgtctatactgagttcaaaaaaaataaaaaaaataactgtgtttatttaaataattgtttcatGACTAAAATGTACAAGAAAGTTTACTTCTACGCTCattcgtgcattgcacgtgcacgcttattagttctattaattcaactaggtcttactaaaaataaacttactataaataaaaataaactagtacctaattagtacctagttcttactaactaattagtacctaggaactactgccctaattaccatataagtatccatttttttaactagggttcgtactacctaattagatagggttaatactaattgtaattaactaactagcactaaaaatagcctagggttcatactaactagcactaaatagctagggttcatactaacaaaGAGCAGAGAAGAGGGAAGTGAAGAGagcttacagagggcggggagagagatggggtcgggggagacggctgCATCGAGGCGCGGCGAGGTGGGGTCGGGGGAGAGggcggcgaggcgggtcgagggagacggcgtCTGAGAGCGAGGGCGGGGGCTCCGGCAAGGttgaggtcgaggaggaggaggcacaggcGCGCGACGACGTCGAGGGGCAGACTCCAGCGGAGAGCGAGGGCAGGGCCTCCAGCGAGGGCGAGGGCAGGGGTTCCAGCGGAGGCGATGAAGGAGAGAAGAGAGAGTGGAGAATtgggagaggaagcagaggagagggaagcccgcgtgggggttaggtgaaaatagctttaacagtagcgtggggagCGAAAACGCGTTGCTGCTAAAATCCGTAGCAGTAGGGCGCCCTgacaaactcgctactgctaagatgGGCCCGTCCTGTGCTTTgttcaaacttagcagtagcgccctacCCTAAAAGTGCGCTTCTACTAAttttgtagtagtagcgcggtttttcgaagggtgctactactatacctagcacgtcgggaacggtgtggcaattatagtagtagcgcgttttgttcctcccgcgctactgctaagtggataACAGTAGCGCCCTTTAAGCCAACGCGCCACTGCTAAGTaacagtagcgcctcattttaacacgcgctactggtaagattctatgtataaggttttccctagtagtgatgttttgtaacagagttgtcggcaactggcaggagctatatggttgtcgctttattgtatgcaatgcaatcgccctgtagttgtttttactttatcactaagcagtagcgatagtcgtagaaacaatagttggcgagacgacaacgatgctatgatggagatcaaggtgtcgcgccggtgacgatggtgatcatgacggtgctttggacatggtgatcaaaggcacaagatgatgatggccatatcatatcacttatattgattgcatgtgatgtttatcctttatgcatcttattttgcttaattcgatagtagcattataagatgatctctcattaaatttcaaggtacaagtgttctccctgagtatgcaccgttgctacagttcatcatgctgagacaccacgtgatgattgggtgtgataatctctacgttctcatacaacgggtgcaagccagttttgcacatgcagaatactcgggttaaacttgacgagcctagcatatgcagatatggcctcggaacactgagaccgaaaggtcgagcgtgtatcatatagtagatgtgatcaacatagtgatgttcaccattgaaaactactctatctcacgtgatgatcggacatggtttagttgatatggatcacgtgatcacttagatgattagagggatgtctatctaaatgggagttcttaactaatatgattaattgaactttaatttatcatgaacttagtcctggtagtattagcatatctatgttgtagatcaatagctcgcggtgtagctccccgtttattttatgatatgttcctagagaaaattaagttgaaagatgttggtagcaatgatgcggactaggtccgtgatctgaggattatcttcattgctgcacagaagcattatgtccttgatgcaccggtaggtgacataactattgcaggagcagatgcagacattatgaacgtttttgacaagctcggtatgatgactacttgatagtttagtgcactatgctttacggcttagaactgggacttcaattcaatgccatggagcatataagatgttccaagagttgaaattggtatttcatactcatacccgtgtcaagaggtatgagacctctgacagtactttgcatacaagatggaggagaatagctcaactagtgagcatgtgctcagattgtctgggtactacaattgcttgaatcaagtgggagttcatcttccagataagatagtaattgacaaagttctctagtcactatcaccaagttactagaacttcttgatgaactataatatgcaagggataacgaaaacaattcccaagctcttcacggtgttaaaattggcgaaggtagaaatcaggaaaagcatcaagtgttgatggttatcaagaccactagtttcaagaaaagggaaaagggatagaaagggaacttcaagaagaatgacaaacaagttgtcactcccgtgaagaagcccaaagctagacccaagcctgaaactgagtgcttctactggaaaggaaatggtcactggaagtggaactgccctagatacttggcggataaggatggcaaagtgaacaaaggtatatttgatatacatgttattgatgtgtatttttctagtgtttatagcaacccccctaggtatttgatactggttcagttgctaagagtagtaactcgaaataggagttgcaaaataaacagagactagttaagggcgaggtgatgatgtgtgttggaagtgattccaaggttgataagatcaccatcgcacactccctttacctttggaattggtgttgaacctaaaataaatgttatttggtgtttgcgttgagcatgaatatgattggatcatgtttattgcaataggtttattcatttaagtcaaagaataattgttattctatttacatgaataaaaccttctatggtcatacactcaatataaatggtttattgaatctcgattgtagtgatacacatattcatagtattcaagccaaaagatgcaaagttaataatgatagtgcaacttatttgtggcactgccgtttaggtcatattggtgtaaagcgcatgaagaaactccatgctgatgggcttttggaatcacttgattatgaatcacttgatgcttgcgaaccatgcctcatgggcaagatgactaaaactctgttctccggaacaatggagcgagcaactgacttattggaaataatacatacttatgcatacggtccgatgagtattgaggctcacggcgggtatcgttattttcttaccttcacagatgatttgagcagatatgggtatatctacttgatgaaacataggtctgaaacatttgaaaagttcaaagaaatttcaaagtgaagtggaaaatcatcataacaagaaaataaagtttctatgatctaatcgcggagacgaatatttgagttacgagtttggtcttcatttgaaacaatgtggaatagtttcgcaactcacgccacctggaacaccacatcgtaatggtgtgtccgaacgtcataaccgtactttataagatatggtacaatctatgatgtctcttaccgatttaccactatcgttttggggttatgcattagagacagctgcattcacgttaaataggacaccatctaaatccgttgagacgagaccttatgaactgtggtttggcaagaaacccaagttgtcatttcttaaagtttggggttgcaatgcttatgtgaaaaaacttcaaactgataagctctaacccaaatcggataaatatgtcttcatagcatacccaaaggagattgttgggtacaccttctatcatagatccgaaggcaagacatttgttgttaagaatggatcctttctagagaaggagtttctttcgaaagaagtgagtgggaggaaagtagaacttgatgaggtaattgtaccttctcccgaattggaaagaagttcatcacagaaatcagttctagtgatgcgtacaccaattagtgaggaatctaatga from Triticum aestivum cultivar Chinese Spring chromosome 3B, IWGSC CS RefSeq v2.1, whole genome shotgun sequence includes these protein-coding regions:
- the LOC123065017 gene encoding uncharacterized protein, with translation MRSLRSRPLLRWISSGGPSGSGSGATLLVMNRSAWRSARDGVALVKQRRRCGACGIARRRACYEGGRGGSLWNSGSANCGHGMAMKAADPGHASRDAAAAGSRWDAGAMAGTRICVARRPGSAHHLRRLMAAVTDSALNQRPAADIGAGDSGQRFVATRAANMARVPCGAAAARRVVAVRGRWPVRTGSKLGDSMCAVRRPAQREAHKHEVRIRLLLLHNCIL